From a single Streptomyces sp. NBC_01264 genomic region:
- the cobA gene encoding uroporphyrinogen-III C-methyltransferase, whose product MGHPAHPAYPVGLRLTGRRVVVIGGGQVAQRRLPALIAAGADIVLISPSATPSVDAMAETGEIRWERRRYEDGDLAGAWYALVATRDRAANDTASAEAERERVWCVRADDAEAASAWTPATGRVEGVTVAVLSGNDPRRSAAVRDAVVEGLRDGSLTAARPHTPGVSLVGGGPGDPDLITVRGRRLLAEADVVIADRLGPRDLLDELPPHVEVIDAAKIPYGRFMAQEAINDALITHAKAGKAVVRLKGGDPYVFGRGMEELQALAEAGIPCTVVPGISSSISVPGAAGIPVTHRGVAHEFTVVSGHVGPDDPRSLVDWASLAKLTGTLVILMGVDKIGLIAEALVRHGRPADTAVAVIQEGTTASQRRVDATLATVGETVKAQEVRPPAVIVIGDVVKVHRPVSD is encoded by the coding sequence ATGGGACACCCGGCACACCCCGCCTACCCCGTCGGACTCCGCCTCACGGGCCGCCGTGTCGTCGTGATCGGTGGTGGCCAGGTCGCCCAGCGCCGGCTGCCCGCGCTCATCGCGGCCGGCGCCGACATCGTCCTGATCTCCCCCTCCGCGACCCCCTCCGTGGACGCCATGGCGGAGACCGGCGAGATCCGCTGGGAGCGCCGCCGCTACGAGGACGGTGACCTGGCCGGCGCCTGGTACGCCCTGGTCGCCACCCGGGACCGGGCCGCCAACGACACCGCCTCCGCCGAGGCCGAGCGCGAGCGCGTCTGGTGCGTCCGCGCCGACGACGCCGAGGCCGCGAGCGCCTGGACCCCGGCCACCGGCCGGGTGGAGGGCGTCACCGTCGCCGTGCTGAGCGGCAACGACCCCCGCCGCTCCGCCGCCGTCCGCGACGCGGTCGTCGAGGGGCTGCGCGACGGCTCCCTGACGGCCGCCCGCCCGCACACCCCCGGCGTGTCCCTCGTCGGCGGCGGTCCAGGCGACCCGGACCTGATCACGGTCCGCGGCCGGCGCCTGCTCGCCGAGGCCGACGTGGTCATCGCCGACCGGCTCGGCCCCCGCGACCTCCTCGACGAGCTCCCGCCGCACGTCGAGGTCATCGACGCGGCGAAGATCCCGTACGGCCGTTTCATGGCCCAGGAGGCCATCAACGACGCGCTCATCACGCACGCCAAGGCCGGCAAGGCCGTGGTCCGGCTCAAGGGCGGGGACCCGTACGTCTTCGGCCGCGGCATGGAGGAGCTCCAGGCCCTCGCCGAGGCCGGCATCCCCTGCACCGTCGTGCCCGGCATCTCCAGTTCCATCTCGGTACCCGGCGCGGCCGGCATCCCGGTCACCCACCGGGGCGTGGCCCACGAGTTCACCGTGGTCAGCGGGCACGTCGGTCCGGACGACCCGCGCTCGCTGGTGGACTGGGCCTCGCTGGCCAAGCTCACCGGCACCCTGGTCATCCTCATGGGCGTCGACAAGATCGGCCTGATCGCCGAGGCCCTGGTGCGCCACGGCCGCCCCGCCGACACCGCCGTCGCCGTCATCCAGGAGGGCACCACCGCCTCCCAACGCCGTGTGGACGCCACCCTGGCGACCGTGGGCGAGACCGTGAAGGCCCAGGAGGTCCGGCCGCCCGCCGTCATCGTGATCGGCGACGTGGTGAAGGTCCACCGGCCCGTGTCCGACTGA
- a CDS encoding TrmH family RNA methyltransferase: MADLITVEDPDDPRLRDYTGLTDVELRRRREPAEGLFIAEGEKVIRRAKDAGYEMRSMLLSAKWVDVMRDVIDELPAPVYAVSPELAERVTGYHVHRGALASMQRKPLPTAEELLATTRRVVIMEAVNDHTNIGAIFRSAAALGMDAVLLSPDCADPLYRRSVKVSMGAVFSVPYARLEAWPKGLDSVREAGFKLLALTPHQKASPIDEAAPQDLDRVALMLGAEGDGLSTQALVAADEWVRIPMAHGVDSLNVGAAAAVAFYAVASGRP, encoded by the coding sequence GTGGCTGATCTCATCACCGTCGAGGACCCCGACGACCCGCGCCTGCGCGACTACACGGGCCTGACCGACGTAGAACTCCGGCGCCGGCGCGAGCCCGCGGAAGGTCTCTTCATCGCCGAAGGCGAGAAGGTGATCAGACGCGCCAAGGACGCCGGGTACGAGATGCGCTCGATGCTGCTCTCCGCGAAGTGGGTCGACGTCATGCGCGACGTCATCGACGAGCTCCCGGCCCCGGTCTACGCCGTCAGCCCCGAGCTCGCCGAGCGCGTCACCGGCTACCACGTGCACCGCGGCGCCCTCGCCTCCATGCAGCGCAAGCCGCTGCCCACGGCCGAGGAACTGCTCGCCACCACCCGGCGCGTGGTCATCATGGAAGCGGTGAACGACCACACCAACATCGGGGCCATCTTCCGCAGCGCGGCGGCCCTCGGCATGGACGCGGTCCTGCTCTCGCCCGACTGCGCGGACCCGCTGTACCGGCGCTCCGTCAAGGTCTCCATGGGCGCGGTGTTCTCCGTCCCGTACGCCCGCCTGGAGGCCTGGCCCAAGGGCCTGGACTCGGTCCGCGAGGCGGGCTTCAAGCTGCTCGCCCTCACCCCGCACCAGAAGGCCTCGCCGATCGACGAGGCGGCTCCCCAGGACCTGGATCGGGTCGCGCTGATGCTGGGCGCGGAGGGGGACGGGCTGTCGACGCAGGCCCTGGTCGCGGCCGACGAGTGGGTACGGATCCCGATGGCGCACGGGGTGGACTCGCTGAACGTGGGCGCCGCCGCGGCCGTCGCCTTCTACGCGGTCGCCAGCGGCCGCCCGTAG
- a CDS encoding serine/threonine-protein kinase, whose amino-acid sequence MAMMRLRREDPRVVGSFRLHRRLGAGGMGVVYLGSDRRGQRVALKVIRPDLAEDQEFRSRFAREVSAARRIRGGCTARLVAADLEAERPWFATQYVPGPSLHDKVAEEGPLTAAAIAAIGAALSEGLVAVHEAGVVHRDLKPSNILLSPKGPRIIDFGIAWATGASTLTHVGTAVGSPGFLAPEQVRGAAVTPATDVFSLGATLAYAATADSPFGHGSSEVMLYRVVHEEPHLQGVPDALAPLVRACLAKDPDERPTTLQLSMRLKEIAAREAHGMGDSRPPAQRARAAERPTGRLPEGYAEDGAGYAEQRTERRTAGTPVPGRAGTGTGAGQGKPQTKGQGPRGGPDSRPSSPRGTGSRGPGSTAGRTGGRPAPRTTGTGRRPSRPDPKLMRQRLIVFVVVTLLVALGIALAQKL is encoded by the coding sequence ATGGCGATGATGCGGCTCCGGCGCGAGGACCCGCGTGTCGTCGGCTCGTTCAGGCTGCACCGGCGCCTCGGCGCCGGCGGCATGGGCGTCGTCTATCTGGGCTCCGACCGGCGCGGACAGCGCGTCGCGCTCAAGGTGATCCGGCCGGACCTGGCCGAGGACCAGGAGTTCCGCTCGCGCTTCGCGCGCGAGGTCTCCGCGGCCCGGCGGATCCGCGGCGGGTGCACCGCGCGCCTGGTCGCCGCGGACCTGGAGGCCGAGCGCCCCTGGTTCGCCACGCAGTACGTGCCCGGCCCCTCCCTGCACGACAAGGTGGCCGAGGAGGGCCCCCTGACGGCCGCGGCCATCGCCGCGATCGGCGCCGCGCTCTCCGAGGGGCTGGTCGCCGTGCACGAGGCCGGGGTGGTCCACCGCGACCTCAAGCCCTCGAACATCCTGCTGTCGCCCAAGGGCCCGCGCATCATCGACTTCGGGATCGCCTGGGCCACGGGCGCCAGCACCCTCACCCACGTGGGGACGGCCGTCGGCTCCCCCGGCTTCCTGGCACCCGAGCAGGTGCGCGGCGCCGCCGTCACCCCCGCCACCGACGTCTTCTCCCTCGGCGCCACCCTCGCCTACGCGGCCACCGCCGACTCGCCCTTCGGGCACGGCAGTTCCGAGGTCATGCTGTACCGGGTGGTGCACGAGGAGCCGCACCTGCAGGGTGTTCCGGACGCGCTCGCACCCCTCGTACGGGCCTGCCTGGCGAAGGATCCCGACGAGCGGCCGACCACGCTCCAGCTGTCGATGCGGCTCAAGGAGATCGCGGCCCGCGAGGCGCACGGGATGGGCGACAGCCGCCCGCCGGCGCAGCGGGCGCGGGCGGCCGAGCGGCCGACGGGGCGGCTCCCGGAGGGCTACGCGGAGGACGGCGCGGGGTACGCCGAGCAGCGCACGGAGCGCCGTACCGCCGGCACTCCCGTGCCGGGACGTGCGGGTACCGGCACCGGAGCGGGCCAGGGAAAGCCGCAGACCAAGGGCCAGGGACCGCGCGGCGGGCCGGACTCGCGGCCCTCCTCGCCCCGTGGCACCGGCTCGCGGGGACCCGGCTCCACGGCCGGGCGTACGGGTGGCCGTCCGGCTCCCCGTACGACGGGCACGGGGCGTCGGCCGTCACGGCCGGACCCCAAGCTGATGCGCCAGCGCCTGATCGTCTTCGTCGTGGTGACGCTGCTCGTGGCGCTGGGCATCGCGCTGGCCCAGAAGCTCTAG